In Catenulispora sp. MAP5-51, a genomic segment contains:
- a CDS encoding cellulose binding domain-containing protein — MRHIRPASSPPQPSHRRRRRAILRTALASAAALIVAVAAALLSSPAQALGVGGTPSPVTGNATHFDGLGAPYGGCGMPQANLDSQDFIALNVFNTPGNYGQFPRPVPPAQAGILGMFDNGLNCGRWVKVSIGDYCTGTNDGAQNEPFCRNGSWTADKYNGATLNMLVADSCGDSNAWCRDDPYHIDLHTDSINRFQLNGAAVGDLLDHWNNRQVTWQFINAPNYSGDINIGFIQGAQVYWPAISVSHLANGIHGVQYLSANGTWVSAAMDSDMGQAYIIGPTAAAGSGYQIRVTDASDNLVNGGQVYSFSLPSSCGSNCGAAYTPVTYTTTPGSGSGSPSSPSSSPSSTPSSSASSPPSTPSTPSTPSTPSTPSSPSTPSSPSSSAAGAGCSVTSSVTGSWSSGYQLAFTVTNTGSTATSEWAVRFSFAGSQTIANSWNVTAAQSGQAVTANSVSYNGSLAPGAATSWGMVINGANQPLSSISCVSS; from the coding sequence GTGCGCCACATCAGACCGGCCTCATCACCGCCGCAGCCCAGCCACCGCCGACGCCGGCGCGCGATCCTGCGCACCGCCCTGGCCTCAGCCGCCGCGCTCATCGTGGCCGTGGCCGCCGCGCTGCTCAGCAGTCCGGCCCAGGCGCTCGGCGTCGGCGGCACACCCTCGCCGGTCACCGGCAACGCGACCCACTTCGACGGGCTCGGGGCGCCGTACGGGGGTTGCGGCATGCCGCAGGCGAACCTGGACTCGCAGGACTTCATCGCCTTGAACGTCTTCAACACCCCGGGGAACTACGGCCAGTTCCCCCGGCCGGTGCCGCCGGCGCAGGCGGGCATCCTGGGCATGTTCGACAACGGCCTGAACTGCGGGCGCTGGGTGAAGGTCAGCATCGGCGACTACTGCACCGGCACCAACGACGGCGCGCAGAACGAGCCGTTCTGCCGCAACGGCTCGTGGACCGCCGACAAGTACAACGGCGCGACGCTGAACATGCTCGTCGCCGACAGCTGCGGCGACTCCAACGCCTGGTGCCGCGACGATCCGTACCACATCGACCTGCACACCGACTCGATCAACCGCTTCCAGCTGAACGGCGCGGCCGTCGGGGACCTGCTGGACCACTGGAACAACCGGCAGGTGACGTGGCAGTTCATCAACGCGCCGAACTACAGCGGCGACATCAACATCGGTTTCATACAGGGCGCGCAGGTGTACTGGCCGGCGATCTCGGTGTCGCACCTGGCCAACGGGATCCACGGCGTGCAGTACCTGTCGGCGAACGGGACCTGGGTCTCGGCGGCGATGGACAGCGACATGGGGCAGGCCTACATCATCGGGCCGACGGCCGCGGCCGGGTCCGGCTACCAGATCCGAGTGACCGACGCGTCGGACAACCTCGTCAACGGCGGGCAGGTGTACAGCTTCTCGCTGCCGTCCTCGTGCGGGAGCAACTGCGGCGCGGCCTACACGCCGGTCACGTACACGACGACGCCGGGATCGGGATCGGGTTCGCCGAGTTCGCCGAGTTCCAGCCCGAGCTCCACGCCGAGTTCGAGCGCCTCCTCGCCGCCGAGTACGCCGAGTACGCCGAGTACGCCGAGTACGCCGAGTACTCCCAGTTCTCCGAGCACGCCGAGTTCGCCCTCCAGCTCCGCGGCCGGCGCCGGCTGCTCGGTGACCTCTTCGGTGACCGGCTCCTGGTCGAGCGGCTACCAGCTCGCGTTCACCGTCACCAACACCGGCTCGACCGCCACCTCCGAGTGGGCGGTGCGCTTCTCCTTCGCCGGGTCGCAGACGATCGCCAACTCCTGGAACGTGACCGCCGCCCAATCCGGGCAGGCCGTCACCGCGAACTCCGTTTCCTACAACGGATCCCTGGCCCCGGGGGCCGCGACGTCGTGGGGCATGGTGATCAACGGCGCGAACCAACCACTCAGCAGCATTTCCTGCGTTTCCTCCTGA
- a CDS encoding inorganic diphosphatase: MRFDVVIEIPAGSRNKYVMDHRLGRIRLERQLFTSTSYPADYGYIPGTLALDGDPLDAVVLLEDPAFPGVEVSVRPVAVYRSHDEKGEDNKILCVPAEDPRYADLQDLSDVAQERLDEIGHFFDIYKDTEPGRQAQPGTWADRAAAEAVIAADRKRLADSES; this comes from the coding sequence ATGCGATTCGACGTGGTGATCGAGATACCGGCCGGTTCCCGGAACAAGTACGTCATGGACCACCGTCTGGGCCGCATCCGGTTGGAGCGGCAGTTGTTCACCTCGACCAGCTATCCGGCCGACTACGGGTACATCCCCGGCACGCTGGCCCTGGACGGGGACCCGCTGGACGCCGTGGTGCTGCTGGAGGACCCGGCGTTCCCCGGCGTGGAGGTGTCGGTCCGGCCGGTGGCCGTCTACCGCTCGCACGACGAGAAGGGCGAAGACAACAAGATCCTGTGCGTTCCGGCGGAGGATCCCCGCTATGCGGACCTGCAGGACCTGTCCGACGTGGCCCAGGAACGGCTGGACGAGATCGGGCACTTCTTCGACATCTACAAGGACACCGAGCCCGGGCGGCAGGCGCAGCCCGGCACGTGGGCCGACCGCGCCGCCGCCGAGGCGGTCATCGCCGCCGACCGCAAGCGGCTGGCCGACTCAGAGAGCTGA
- a CDS encoding cupin domain-containing protein: protein MTAPPENLADRPSPVGQTHDLLSELLRSVRLSGERIVAYTPEPGFSLGFADRGSLHIVEEGEVTLRIEGRPNVEQVRGGDFVLLPRGDAHSVSDSGGAGRPARWLCGTFTIGDPQASHLLGSLPPVIILRGSDGSDGSDGSDGSGGPDLEALEGLEVARRMIVLEMQSPSQGSAVMVSRILDLIFIQIMRTWAAGADAEPNWLAGAFDPRIGLALSAIHRDPGHEWTVDELARVCTLSRSSFAARFVDRVGKPPVAYLAHVRLDAATGLLRDTFLSVAQVAERVGYASEAAFSRAFRTRYGTPPARWRRDVRSR, encoded by the coding sequence ATGACCGCTCCGCCGGAAAACCTTGCAGATCGTCCAAGCCCGGTCGGCCAGACGCACGACCTGCTGTCGGAGCTCCTGCGAAGTGTCCGGCTCAGCGGTGAGCGGATTGTCGCGTACACCCCGGAACCGGGGTTCTCCCTCGGATTCGCCGACCGGGGCAGCCTGCACATCGTCGAAGAGGGCGAAGTCACCCTTCGGATCGAGGGCCGTCCGAACGTCGAGCAGGTGCGGGGCGGCGACTTCGTGCTGCTGCCGCGCGGCGATGCGCACTCCGTCAGTGACTCGGGAGGCGCCGGCCGGCCCGCGCGCTGGCTGTGCGGCACGTTCACCATCGGCGACCCGCAGGCCAGCCATCTGCTCGGCAGCCTGCCGCCGGTGATCATCCTGCGCGGCTCAGACGGCTCAGACGGCTCAGACGGCTCAGACGGCTCCGGCGGCCCGGATCTGGAGGCGTTGGAAGGGCTCGAAGTCGCCCGCCGGATGATCGTGCTGGAGATGCAGTCGCCGTCGCAGGGCTCTGCGGTGATGGTCTCGCGCATCCTGGACCTGATCTTCATCCAGATCATGCGCACCTGGGCCGCCGGCGCGGACGCCGAGCCGAACTGGCTGGCCGGCGCCTTCGACCCGCGGATCGGCCTGGCCCTGAGCGCCATCCACCGCGATCCCGGCCACGAGTGGACGGTCGACGAACTGGCCCGGGTCTGCACGCTGTCCCGCTCGTCGTTCGCCGCGCGCTTCGTGGACCGCGTCGGCAAGCCGCCGGTCGCCTACCTCGCGCACGTGCGCCTGGACGCGGCCACCGGTCTGCTGCGCGACACGTTCCTGTCGGTCGCGCAGGTCGCCGAGCGCGTCGGCTACGCCTCGGAGGCGGCGTTCAGCCGGGCGTTCCGGACCCGGTACGGCACGCCGCCGGCCCGCTGGCGGCGCGACGTCCGGTCCCGCTGA
- a CDS encoding EthD family reductase yields MSEHGNATKITFVYSTPSDPEAFEAAYADQLALARKLPGLVRLEASKVWPKEDGSPVPAHRFLDLYFADYAAASAAAAEAGPLVGATKQHATGGVIIAFAEVLETE; encoded by the coding sequence ATGTCCGAGCACGGCAACGCCACCAAGATCACCTTCGTGTACTCCACCCCCTCCGACCCCGAGGCGTTCGAGGCCGCCTACGCCGACCAGCTCGCGCTGGCCCGCAAGCTGCCCGGCCTGGTCCGGCTGGAGGCCTCGAAGGTCTGGCCGAAGGAGGACGGCAGCCCGGTCCCGGCGCACCGCTTCCTGGACCTGTACTTCGCCGACTACGCGGCGGCCAGCGCGGCCGCGGCCGAGGCCGGTCCGCTCGTCGGCGCCACCAAGCAGCACGCCACCGGCGGCGTGATCATCGCGTTCGCGGAGGTGCTCGAGACCGAGTAG
- a CDS encoding DUF4097 family beta strand repeat-containing protein → MNTFATPTPVLVVLDIPAGRVRLVAGERAESTVEVLPAEGSKKRDVKAAEQTSVEFADGVLRVVTAEAGRFLGSGSVDVTIQVPAGSRVQGKAAAAELYGTGRLGEVVFDGGYRTVELAEVAGAQLKVHTGEVTIGRLTGSAQISNGTGDITVAEAVAGAVELRTEAGSITVHAAQGVSATLDAGTGHGRITNALKNSEGADAALTIKATTSSGDITATSL, encoded by the coding sequence ATGAACACCTTCGCCACCCCCACCCCCGTCCTCGTCGTCCTGGACATCCCGGCAGGCCGCGTCCGCCTGGTCGCCGGCGAGCGCGCCGAGTCCACCGTCGAGGTTCTGCCGGCCGAGGGTTCGAAGAAGCGCGACGTGAAGGCCGCCGAGCAGACCTCGGTCGAGTTCGCCGACGGCGTGCTGCGGGTCGTCACGGCCGAGGCCGGCCGGTTCCTCGGTTCGGGCTCGGTGGACGTGACGATCCAGGTGCCGGCCGGCTCCCGGGTCCAGGGCAAGGCCGCAGCGGCCGAGCTCTACGGCACCGGCCGGCTCGGCGAGGTCGTCTTCGACGGCGGATACCGCACCGTGGAACTGGCCGAGGTCGCCGGGGCGCAGCTCAAGGTGCACACCGGCGAGGTCACGATCGGGCGGCTGACCGGTTCGGCGCAGATCAGCAACGGCACCGGCGACATCACTGTCGCCGAGGCGGTGGCCGGCGCGGTCGAACTGCGCACCGAGGCGGGCAGCATCACCGTGCACGCCGCGCAGGGCGTCTCGGCCACGCTGGACGCCGGTACCGGGCACGGCCGGATCACCAACGCGCTGAAGAACAGCGAGGGCGCCGACGCCGCGCTGACCATCAAGGCCACCACTTCCAGCGGCGACATCACGGCCACCAGCCTGTGA
- a CDS encoding Lrp/AsnC family transcriptional regulator, with amino-acid sequence MDAVDSALLALLQNDGRRTNRELATLLNIAPSTCLERMRSLRRRGLIVGYHAQVDLAAIGRPLQALIAVRVRPPNRAVIDGFRAFVEQLPEVLSVFVVSGGDDFLIHVAVKDTDQLQALVLDKLTRRKELADVRTSLVYEHLRKTEIEPL; translated from the coding sequence CTGGACGCCGTTGATTCGGCGCTGCTGGCGCTTTTGCAGAACGATGGACGGCGCACGAACCGTGAGCTGGCCACCCTGCTGAACATCGCCCCCTCGACCTGCCTGGAACGCATGCGCTCCCTGCGCCGCCGCGGCCTGATCGTCGGCTACCACGCGCAGGTGGACCTCGCGGCAATCGGCCGACCGCTGCAAGCACTCATCGCGGTGCGCGTCAGACCGCCGAACCGCGCCGTCATCGACGGGTTCCGGGCGTTCGTGGAGCAGCTGCCCGAGGTGTTGTCGGTGTTCGTGGTGTCCGGCGGCGACGACTTCCTGATCCACGTCGCCGTCAAGGACACCGATCAGCTCCAGGCTTTGGTGCTGGACAAGCTGACGCGGCGCAAGGAGCTCGCCGACGTGCGCACCTCGCTGGTCTACGAGCACTTGCGCAAGACGGAGATCGAGCCGCTGTAA
- a CDS encoding DUF2000 domain-containing protein, with the protein MPMPDATNATLPRFEKCAIVIDGALPTGLAMNAAAVLALSIGDAYGDSALGPQVKDRDGQLHQPITEVPLPVLKADPEVLRGIVTKALAEPDVFLVDFTASAQAARDYGSYMQAMQDTGAEEHQYVGVAVVGAKKAVQKLSGSLPLYR; encoded by the coding sequence ATGCCCATGCCCGACGCCACCAACGCCACCCTCCCCCGCTTCGAGAAGTGCGCGATCGTCATCGACGGGGCGCTGCCCACCGGCCTGGCGATGAACGCCGCGGCCGTCCTGGCGCTGTCGATCGGCGACGCGTACGGGGATTCGGCACTCGGGCCGCAGGTCAAGGACCGCGACGGGCAGCTGCACCAGCCGATCACCGAGGTGCCGCTGCCGGTGCTCAAGGCCGACCCGGAGGTGCTGCGCGGGATCGTGACCAAGGCGCTGGCCGAGCCGGACGTGTTCCTCGTGGACTTCACCGCCTCGGCTCAGGCGGCCCGGGACTACGGCTCCTACATGCAGGCCATGCAGGACACCGGCGCCGAGGAGCACCAGTACGTCGGCGTCGCGGTGGTCGGCGCGAAGAAAGCGGTGCAGAAGCTGAGCGGGAGTCTGCCGCTGTACCGCTGA
- a CDS encoding transcriptional regulator: MSTEPEQPEPDEAFGTLPKLKLAAFLAGCAEAEFGTVAETCAIAAPTLSKAATALEETGYVRIRKGHVGRRPRTWLSLTTEGRAAFDRHLAALARLTEAGRAQASQLEEDQAAK; the protein is encoded by the coding sequence GTGAGTACCGAGCCCGAGCAGCCCGAGCCCGACGAGGCCTTCGGAACTCTGCCCAAGCTGAAGCTCGCGGCGTTCCTGGCCGGCTGTGCCGAGGCGGAGTTCGGGACGGTCGCGGAAACCTGCGCGATCGCCGCGCCGACGCTGTCGAAGGCGGCCACCGCGCTGGAGGAGACGGGATACGTCCGCATCCGCAAGGGACATGTCGGCCGTCGGCCGCGCACCTGGCTGTCGTTGACGACCGAGGGACGCGCGGCCTTCGACCGGCATCTGGCGGCACTGGCCCGCCTCACCGAAGCGGGGCGGGCACAGGCCTCACAGCTGGAGGAGGATCAGGCGGCGAAGTGA
- a CDS encoding deoxyribodipyrimidine photo-lyase, whose protein sequence is MPSSPSSPSSSQSRAAVAVFTRDLRVHDNPVLAAAAASSGGEVVPLFVLDGGILPRISPTRRRFLEESLADLDAGLRRLGGRLVLRSGDVVAEVCRVAHEVDAVEVHMAADVTAYAHERQDALAAALRAQGAELHLHDQVHTIQPPGDLRPNDRDHFSVFTPYWRRWAEIPLRPPATAPHLSVPDIAGQELPVPADGESAGGLHGGLHGGETEGRKRAKQWLDKTVDEYEDIHDDLAADATSKLSPYLHFGCVSATELAARAGRDHPGSGAEAFLRQLCWRDFHHQVLSARPDAPHTDLRPRGSWRDDPDALAAWSEGRTGIPIVDAGMRQLAAEGWMHNRARLITASFLTKTLGIDWRAGAAHFAHHLLDADVANNVLNWQWVAGTGMDTRPNRVLNPLRQAARYDPAGEYVRRYVPELADVADAGQVHEPWRLGESALKERDYPASIVEVGGGKVGKRVDEPGEALF, encoded by the coding sequence ATGCCTTCGTCACCTTCGTCACCTTCGTCGTCACAGTCCCGGGCCGCTGTCGCGGTGTTCACCCGCGATCTGCGCGTCCACGACAACCCCGTCCTGGCCGCCGCGGCGGCGTCCTCCGGCGGCGAGGTGGTGCCGTTGTTCGTGCTCGACGGCGGGATCCTGCCGCGGATCAGCCCGACGCGGCGGAGGTTCCTGGAGGAGTCCCTGGCCGATCTGGACGCCGGGCTGCGCCGGCTCGGCGGGCGCCTCGTGCTGCGTTCCGGGGACGTCGTCGCAGAGGTCTGCCGGGTCGCGCACGAGGTGGACGCCGTCGAGGTCCACATGGCCGCCGATGTCACGGCCTACGCGCACGAACGCCAGGACGCACTCGCCGCGGCGCTGCGGGCCCAGGGTGCGGAGCTGCATCTGCACGACCAGGTCCACACCATCCAGCCGCCCGGCGATCTGCGCCCCAACGACCGCGACCACTTCTCGGTCTTCACCCCGTACTGGCGGCGCTGGGCCGAGATTCCGTTGCGGCCGCCGGCGACGGCGCCGCACCTGAGCGTGCCCGACATCGCCGGCCAGGAGCTGCCGGTCCCCGCTGACGGCGAGTCGGCCGGCGGGCTGCACGGTGGGCTGCACGGCGGCGAGACCGAAGGCCGCAAGCGGGCCAAGCAGTGGCTGGACAAGACCGTGGACGAATACGAGGACATCCACGACGACCTCGCCGCCGACGCCACCTCGAAGCTGTCGCCGTACCTGCACTTCGGCTGCGTGTCAGCCACCGAACTCGCCGCGCGGGCCGGCCGCGATCATCCCGGGTCCGGCGCGGAGGCCTTCCTGCGGCAGTTGTGCTGGCGCGATTTCCACCACCAGGTCCTGTCGGCCCGTCCCGACGCCCCGCACACCGACCTGCGCCCGCGCGGATCCTGGCGCGACGACCCCGACGCCCTGGCCGCGTGGTCCGAGGGCCGCACCGGGATCCCGATCGTCGACGCCGGCATGCGCCAGCTCGCCGCCGAGGGCTGGATGCACAACCGGGCGCGCCTGATCACCGCGAGCTTCCTGACCAAGACGCTGGGCATCGATTGGCGCGCGGGAGCAGCCCATTTCGCGCACCACCTGCTCGACGCGGACGTGGCCAACAACGTGCTGAACTGGCAGTGGGTCGCCGGCACCGGCATGGACACCCGGCCCAACCGGGTGCTGAACCCGCTGCGGCAGGCGGCGCGGTACGACCCGGCGGGGGAGTATGTGCGGCGGTACGTGCCCGAACTCGCGGACGTCGCCGATGCGGGGCAGGTGCACGAACCCTGGCGCCTCGGCGAGAGTGCTCTGAAGGAGCGCGACTACCCGGCGTCCATCGTCGAAGTGGGCGGCGGGAAGGTCGGCAAGCGGGTGGACGAGCCCGGGGAGGCGCTGTTCTGA
- a CDS encoding NAD(P)/FAD-dependent oxidoreductase gives MTGSAPGRDARREPREQVAVIGSGVAGLTASYLLQRRYDVLLFEADGRLGGHAHTHEVAEAGRILSVDSGFIVHNRRTYPHLIRLFDELGVATQPTEMSMSVRCEGCGLEYAGAKGPRGLLATPNRALRPGFVRMLLEVRRFHREARRLLADTPRPAASGTTLREFLSEGGYSRFFADHFILPLVSAVWSSGRETAERYPAAYLFQFLNHHGMLAVTGSPSWRTVTGGSKTYVDQAVKNLHAVHLSTPVRSLSRTGDGVRIHDDADEVHTVAKVVVATHSDQALRLLADPSPAERAVLGAIPYSVNETVLHTDASMLPSTRAAYSSWNYLLPSCSRGGTSGAPDRAVVTYAMNHLHHLDAPVEYLVTMNAADRIDPAAVIDRMRYEHPIYTPESVAAQARLAELTTARTAYAGAYHGWGFHEDGCASGVAAAEAFGVTW, from the coding sequence GTGACCGGTTCGGCACCAGGACGGGACGCCCGCCGCGAGCCCCGCGAGCAGGTCGCGGTGATCGGATCCGGCGTCGCCGGGCTGACGGCGTCCTACCTGCTCCAGCGCCGCTACGACGTGCTGCTGTTCGAAGCCGACGGCCGCCTCGGCGGCCACGCGCACACCCACGAGGTGGCCGAAGCCGGCCGGATACTCTCGGTCGACAGCGGCTTCATCGTCCACAACCGCCGCACCTATCCGCACCTGATCCGGCTGTTCGACGAACTCGGTGTGGCCACCCAGCCGACCGAGATGTCGATGAGCGTGCGCTGCGAGGGCTGCGGCCTGGAGTACGCCGGGGCCAAGGGCCCGCGCGGCCTGCTGGCCACCCCGAACCGGGCGCTGCGGCCGGGGTTCGTGCGGATGCTGCTGGAGGTTCGCAGGTTCCACCGCGAGGCGCGACGGTTGCTGGCGGACACGCCGCGGCCGGCGGCATCGGGCACCACGCTACGGGAGTTCCTGTCCGAGGGCGGCTACTCGCGCTTCTTCGCCGACCACTTCATCCTGCCGCTGGTCTCGGCGGTGTGGTCCTCCGGCCGCGAGACCGCCGAACGCTATCCGGCCGCCTACCTCTTCCAGTTCCTCAACCACCACGGGATGCTGGCCGTCACCGGTTCGCCCAGCTGGCGGACCGTCACCGGCGGGTCGAAAACATATGTGGACCAGGCAGTGAAGAACCTGCACGCGGTCCACCTGAGCACCCCGGTGCGGTCGCTGAGCCGCACCGGGGACGGCGTGCGGATCCACGACGACGCCGACGAGGTGCACACGGTCGCCAAGGTCGTCGTCGCGACCCACTCCGACCAGGCGTTGCGGCTGCTCGCCGATCCGAGCCCGGCCGAGCGGGCGGTGCTCGGGGCGATCCCGTACTCGGTCAACGAGACGGTGCTGCACACCGACGCCTCGATGCTGCCCTCCACGCGCGCGGCCTACAGCTCGTGGAACTACCTGCTGCCGTCGTGCTCGCGAGGCGGCACATCGGGAGCGCCGGACCGGGCAGTGGTCACCTATGCGATGAACCATCTGCACCACCTCGACGCGCCGGTCGAGTACCTGGTCACGATGAACGCCGCCGACCGGATCGACCCGGCTGCGGTGATCGACCGCATGCGCTATGAGCACCCGATCTACACACCGGAGTCGGTCGCGGCGCAAGCGCGGCTGGCCGAGCTGACCACCGCGCGCACCGCATACGCCGGCGCCTACCACGGCTGGGGCTTCCATGAGGACGGCTGCGCCTCCGGGGTGGCGGCCGCCGAGGCTTTCGGGGTGACGTGGTGA
- a CDS encoding DUF1365 domain-containing protein, producing the protein MSSAGLYECRIRHVRHGAVANDFTYSSYLWLVDLDDLPHLPGPLRPLAGFVPADHFTGHDLSIRAGLEDFLADRGVFLDGGRVLMLTAARVFGYVFNPLTVYWCRDAEEQLVCVVAEVHNTYGGRHAYLLFPDETGRANVAKDFYVSPFLPIDGGVYRMRLPEPGEHLNLAIRLELRDAPPFVAGVHGERRAATGRELLRLAARHPLAPLAVAARIRRQGIALFLRGLPVVPRPRTRTEGSGGR; encoded by the coding sequence GTGAGCTCGGCCGGGCTGTACGAGTGCCGTATCCGCCATGTGCGGCACGGCGCCGTGGCCAACGACTTCACGTACTCCTCCTACCTGTGGCTGGTCGATCTCGACGACCTGCCGCACCTGCCCGGCCCGCTGCGTCCGCTGGCCGGCTTCGTCCCCGCCGACCACTTCACGGGGCACGACCTGAGCATCCGCGCGGGCCTGGAGGACTTCCTCGCCGATCGCGGCGTGTTCCTGGACGGCGGCAGGGTCCTGATGCTCACGGCCGCGCGGGTGTTCGGGTACGTGTTCAACCCGCTGACCGTCTACTGGTGCCGGGACGCCGAGGAGCAGTTGGTGTGCGTCGTCGCGGAGGTGCACAACACCTACGGTGGACGCCACGCCTATCTGCTGTTCCCCGATGAGACGGGCCGCGCGAACGTCGCGAAGGACTTCTACGTCTCGCCGTTCCTGCCGATCGACGGCGGCGTCTACCGGATGCGCCTGCCCGAGCCCGGCGAGCACCTGAACCTGGCGATCCGTCTGGAGTTGCGCGACGCGCCGCCTTTCGTGGCCGGCGTCCACGGCGAGCGCCGGGCCGCGACCGGACGCGAACTGCTGCGGCTGGCCGCCCGGCACCCGCTGGCGCCGCTGGCGGTGGCCGCGCGCATCCGGCGGCAGGGCATCGCGTTGTTCCTGCGCGGGCTGCCGGTGGTGCCCAGGCCCCGAACGCGAACCGAAGGATCTGGAGGACGTTGA
- a CDS encoding DUF1295 domain-containing protein: MRAESVGAFAAVSAIDVAVLLVAFSGVFVVGMARGRHRYVDAAWGSAFALVAVVTAALTTDHGDGWRRWLLVVCTVGWGLRLSVHIARRGLGAPEDPRYAAMLAKAGGNPAWTAFTRVYVLQAVLVWFISLPVQVGLVATGASAAGTAAAVIGVALWLLGLGFEATGDWQLARFKADPANRGRLMTEGLWRYTRHPNYFGDACVWWGLFLIGVGAWPTLLTILSPVLMTWLLTSGSGKPLVEAHLKKTRPGYAEYAARTSGFIPRPPKT; encoded by the coding sequence ATGCGGGCCGAATCCGTGGGGGCCTTCGCCGCCGTCTCGGCGATCGACGTGGCGGTGCTGCTGGTCGCGTTCAGCGGTGTGTTCGTCGTCGGCATGGCCAGAGGACGCCACCGCTACGTCGACGCCGCATGGGGATCGGCTTTCGCGCTGGTCGCCGTCGTGACGGCGGCGCTGACCACCGACCACGGCGACGGCTGGCGCCGCTGGCTGCTGGTGGTCTGCACGGTCGGGTGGGGGCTGCGGCTCTCGGTGCACATCGCGCGGCGCGGACTCGGCGCCCCTGAGGACCCGCGCTACGCCGCGATGCTGGCCAAGGCCGGCGGCAACCCGGCGTGGACCGCGTTCACCCGGGTCTACGTGCTGCAGGCGGTCCTGGTCTGGTTCATCTCGCTGCCGGTACAGGTCGGCCTGGTGGCGACCGGCGCATCGGCCGCGGGCACGGCGGCGGCCGTGATCGGGGTGGCGCTGTGGCTGCTCGGCCTCGGTTTCGAGGCGACCGGCGACTGGCAGCTGGCCCGCTTCAAAGCCGACCCGGCGAACCGGGGCCGCCTCATGACCGAGGGCCTGTGGCGCTACACCCGGCACCCGAACTACTTCGGCGACGCCTGCGTATGGTGGGGCCTGTTCCTCATCGGTGTGGGCGCCTGGCCCACGCTGCTGACGATCCTGTCGCCGGTGCTCATGACGTGGCTGCTGACCTCCGGCAGCGGCAAGCCTTTGGTGGAGGCGCACCTGAAGAAGACGCGTCCCGGGTACGCCGAGTACGCGGCGCGGACCAGCGGCTTCATTCCCAGGCCGCCGAAGACGTAG